In Arthrobacter sp. SLBN-112, a genomic segment contains:
- a CDS encoding response regulator, protein MEQQRTCLVVEDNDDIRGLISVVLSRAGFVVKAVGTGAEAIAAAADPAIVLVTLDLGLPDMDGHVVARAIRARTSAPLLFLTARSESDDVLAGMASGAAAYLTKPFHPPELKALAEQLCPVPVVQEPRITGPSLR, encoded by the coding sequence ATGGAACAGCAGCGCACCTGCCTTGTCGTTGAAGATAACGACGATATCCGCGGACTGATCTCGGTAGTCCTTTCGCGTGCGGGCTTCGTCGTGAAAGCCGTAGGCACGGGAGCGGAGGCCATCGCCGCCGCGGCCGATCCCGCCATCGTCCTGGTCACCCTGGACCTTGGCCTTCCGGACATGGACGGGCACGTGGTTGCCCGCGCCATCCGTGCCAGGACCTCTGCCCCGCTGCTTTTCCTGACGGCCCGTTCGGAGAGCGATGACGTGTTGGCCGGCATGGCGTCCGGGGCCGCCGCCTACCTCACCAAGCCTTTCCACCCCCCGGAACTCAAGGCACTTGCCGAGCAGCTGTGCCCCGTACCCGTGGTACAGGAGCCCCGCATCACTGGCCCGTCCCTCCGCTGA